Sequence from the Methanobrevibacter arboriphilus genome:
TGGAAGGGTTGCAGTTGAGATGAGTTGTATTCCATCGGTCTTTGAAGGATTACTAGTTATGATTGTAGGTCATTATTTCCTTGGAATATCATTTATTGAATCAGGAATGTTAGGATTTATCCTAGCTGCTGTTTCACCAGCAATACTTGTTCCAAGAATGCTTAACTTAATTGATAAAGGATTAGGTACTAAAAAAGGTATTCCAGAAATTCTTTTAACAGGTTCATCAGCTGATGATGTTGTAGCTATTACAATATTTTCAGTATTTTTAGGGATGTACACTGGAGGAAATATTAATATTGTATGGAGTATAGCTAGTATACCTATATCATTGATATTGGGTGTTTTAACAGGATTTGTAACTGGACTGATTCTTTTATATGCATTTAGAAGATGGGACTTTTCAGATATTGAAAAATTGTTTGTTACACTTGCAACTGGAATACTTCTTAATTCTCTTGGTGAGGCTTTACAAGGAAGAATACCATTAGCTGGTCTTGTTGGAGTAATGGTCATTGGTTTCTTATTATTAGATCGTATGCCTAAAGTTGCATTAGGTTTATCAAATAGATATTCAAATTTATGGATAGTTGCAGAAATTGTTATTTTTGTACTTCTTGGAGCTCAATTAGAACTTCCTTTGTTAATTGAAACTCCTGAAGGCTTATTTGCACCAGTTATAATAGTTGGAATATTGGTTATATGTATGGGATTAATAGCTAGGTTTGGAGGAGTATTTATGGCTTTAGCTGGATCTGGATTAAACAATAAAGAAAAAATATTTTGTATGACTTCTTATATTCCAAAAGCAAATGTACAAGCTACCATTGGAGCAGTTCCTTTAGCTGCAGGAGTAGCTTCGGGAGAATTAATATTAGCTATTTCAGCTATATCTATAATATTTACAGCACCTTTAGGAGCTCTTTTAATAGATT
This genomic interval carries:
- a CDS encoding cation:proton antiporter, with the protein product MEQIILSLAIVMLLGVLCIKCFSKLGVPAFLGFLLIGILLGPYATNILNIEFMGLTQEIATMAMVILLIRAGLGLSRDSLRKVGRVAVEMSCIPSVFEGLLVMIVGHYFLGISFIESGMLGFILAAVSPAILVPRMLNLIDKGLGTKKGIPEILLTGSSADDVVAITIFSVFLGMYTGGNINIVWSIASIPISLILGVLTGFVTGLILLYAFRRWDFSDIEKLFVTLATGILLNSLGEALQGRIPLAGLVGVMVIGFLLLDRMPKVALGLSNRYSNLWIVAEIVIFVLLGAQLELPLLIETPEGLFAPVIIVGILVICMGLIARFGGVFMALAGSGLNNKEKIFCMTSYIPKANVQATIGAVPLAAGVASGELILAISAISIIFTAPLGALLIDFFNDKLLTKDEDLDNSKSIEVPTN